Proteins co-encoded in one Spirosoma endbachense genomic window:
- a CDS encoding YjjG family noncanonical pyrimidine nucleotidase, with amino-acid sequence MYKHLFFDLDHTLWDFDRNSAESLTELFETFRLSDLGIPSAEEFSRHFIAINRQLWADYDKNRIEHSYIRKHRFPLVFQSLGVDEATVHTDLNAEYLRLLPRKPHLLDSAREILDYLKGRYTMHIITNGFAEIQAIKMDSAEIAHYFTHVITSENANAKKPDPLVFQYALEISGATTSESLMIGDNYEADIMGAKGVGLDTVFYNPQAITVDDQPTYDIRHWKELMAIL; translated from the coding sequence ATGTACAAGCACCTTTTCTTCGATCTTGATCATACGTTATGGGATTTCGACCGGAATTCGGCAGAGTCTCTGACCGAACTGTTCGAAACGTTTCGGCTGAGCGATTTAGGCATTCCATCCGCAGAAGAATTCAGTCGTCACTTTATTGCGATAAACCGACAATTGTGGGCCGACTATGACAAGAATCGTATTGAACACAGCTACATCCGAAAGCATCGTTTTCCGCTGGTGTTTCAGTCGCTTGGCGTCGATGAGGCAACCGTCCATACCGATCTGAATGCCGAATACCTGCGATTGCTTCCTCGAAAGCCTCATCTGCTGGATTCGGCACGGGAAATTCTGGATTACCTGAAGGGCCGCTATACGATGCACATCATCACCAATGGCTTTGCCGAAATTCAGGCCATCAAGATGGATAGTGCCGAAATCGCGCATTACTTCACGCATGTGATTACGAGTGAAAACGCTAACGCCAAGAAGCCCGATCCGCTCGTATTTCAGTACGCACTGGAAATTAGCGGAGCCACAACCAGCGAAAGTCTGATGATTGGCGATAACTACGAGGCCGATATTATGGGCGCCAAGGGGGTTGGTCTGGATACTGTGTTCTATAACCCACAAGCCATAACCGTCGATGATCAGCCAACGTACGACATTCGCCACTGGAAAGAACTCATGGCCATTCTGTAA
- a CDS encoding DUF433 domain-containing protein produces MVDFRQIITIEPGKRGGKPCIRGMRITVGDILGWLASGMTIDEIISDFPELTKDDIYAALAFAAAKENKLRIAA; encoded by the coding sequence ATGGTTGATTTTCGGCAAATTATTACCATTGAGCCCGGAAAACGGGGAGGTAAGCCCTGTATCCGGGGGATGCGGATTACTGTTGGCGATATACTGGGCTGGCTAGCGTCGGGAATGACAATAGATGAGATTATTAGCGACTTCCCAGAGTTAACAAAAGACGATATTTATGCCGCGTTGGCGTTTGCAGCAGCGAAAGAGAATAAACTGCGTATAGCAGCATGA
- a CDS encoding 3-hydroxyacyl-CoA dehydrogenase, whose amino-acid sequence MHLNSSTALVTGGASGLGEATTRLLASNGANVVIVDLNEDRGHALAEELGATVRFIKTNVTDEADVQAAVNLAIETFGGLHINVNCAGIAEARKTVGKVEGVYGAHSLAAFQKVISINLIGTFNVIRLAALAMEHNEPNPEKPFEGERGVIINTASVAAYDGQIGQAAYSASKGGIVSMTLPIARDLARSGIRVMTIAPGLFETPLLLGLPEEARLSLGQQVPFPSRLGRPDEYAMLVKSIIENPMLNGEVIRLDGAIRMAPK is encoded by the coding sequence ATGCACCTAAACTCATCAACCGCACTGGTTACCGGAGGAGCTTCCGGCCTGGGCGAAGCCACCACCCGCCTGTTAGCATCGAACGGCGCGAATGTTGTCATTGTAGACCTGAACGAAGACCGAGGTCATGCCCTTGCCGAAGAATTAGGGGCAACGGTTCGATTTATTAAAACCAACGTCACCGATGAGGCTGATGTTCAGGCAGCGGTCAATCTTGCCATTGAAACATTCGGTGGTTTACATATCAACGTAAACTGTGCAGGTATTGCCGAAGCCCGCAAAACAGTGGGTAAAGTCGAGGGTGTTTACGGAGCGCATTCACTGGCGGCTTTTCAGAAAGTTATTTCCATCAACCTCATTGGCACGTTCAACGTGATTCGGCTGGCCGCTCTGGCCATGGAACATAACGAACCTAATCCTGAGAAACCGTTTGAAGGTGAACGTGGGGTGATTATCAACACGGCATCCGTCGCGGCCTACGACGGACAAATAGGGCAGGCTGCTTATTCCGCGTCCAAAGGAGGTATTGTCAGTATGACTTTGCCCATTGCCCGGGATCTGGCCCGCTCAGGAATCCGGGTAATGACCATTGCACCGGGCTTGTTTGAAACGCCCTTACTACTGGGATTACCGGAAGAAGCACGTCTGTCGCTTGGCCAGCAAGTACCGTTTCCTTCGCGACTTGGCCGACCGGATGAATACGCCATGCTGGTTAAAAGCATTATCGAGAATCCAATGCTGAACGGAGAAGTGATTCGACTGGATGGAGCGATTCGGATGGCTCCGAAATGA
- a CDS encoding (2Fe-2S) ferredoxin domain-containing protein — translation MKYKKHVFICNNQKAAPKKSCGEAHGNELVDAFKAALAERGLLKEMRAQRTGCLDACAFGPTLVVYPEGTYYGNVQLSDVNEIVESHLINDQPVERLKLDF, via the coding sequence ATGAAATACAAAAAGCACGTTTTCATCTGTAATAACCAGAAAGCAGCTCCGAAAAAATCCTGCGGGGAAGCCCACGGCAACGAATTAGTCGACGCCTTTAAAGCGGCTCTGGCCGAGCGTGGTCTGTTGAAAGAAATGCGCGCCCAGCGGACAGGCTGCCTCGATGCCTGCGCGTTCGGACCAACGCTGGTTGTTTATCCGGAAGGGACTTATTATGGTAATGTTCAATTGTCAGACGTTAACGAAATCGTAGAAAGTCACTTAATCAACGACCAGCCAGTAGAACGTCTGAAGCTGGATTTTTAA
- a CDS encoding nuclear transport factor 2 family protein — MKIVLLLLITLAFCPAIAQTSSTDEAAVRASVNQLFEGMKKADSTMIKLIFTPGARLQTVVNKQGEVSVQDDAIGKFISSVGKAKPGALDERLSGMDIKIDGELATAWTPYSFYYNGQQSHCGVNAFTLVKMAGIWKIQNIIDTRRKQGCP, encoded by the coding sequence ATGAAAATTGTACTGCTACTTCTGATAACCCTTGCTTTTTGCCCAGCCATTGCCCAAACATCCAGTACTGATGAAGCGGCTGTTCGGGCTTCTGTCAATCAATTGTTCGAGGGTATGAAAAAAGCCGACTCGACAATGATAAAGCTCATCTTTACACCGGGTGCCCGCTTACAAACGGTTGTTAATAAGCAAGGTGAAGTATCCGTACAGGACGATGCTATTGGTAAATTTATATCATCCGTCGGGAAGGCGAAGCCCGGTGCTCTCGACGAGCGGCTATCCGGCATGGATATCAAAATTGATGGTGAACTGGCCACCGCCTGGACGCCCTACTCGTTTTACTACAATGGGCAGCAAAGTCACTGCGGAGTCAATGCGTTTACACTGGTAAAAATGGCAGGCATCTGGAAAATTCAGAATATTATTGACACCCGAAGAAAGCAGGGCTGTCCATAG
- a CDS encoding DUF5615 family PIN-like protein, translating to MKLLLDQNISFRVAKKLKSHFAVVEGVRECGLYNKDDRAIWDFCRQNGYTVVTFDEDLFDLTILHGPPPKIVWFRTGNLSNDQIIELLIRYKATIEFFIQDNSMELDGCLAIYQNGTVHL from the coding sequence ATGAAACTTTTGCTGGATCAGAATATTTCCTTCCGGGTTGCTAAAAAGCTCAAGAGCCATTTCGCTGTAGTTGAAGGCGTTCGCGAATGTGGACTGTACAACAAAGATGACCGGGCGATATGGGATTTTTGTCGTCAAAACGGCTACACAGTTGTAACGTTCGATGAAGATTTATTTGATTTAACAATCTTACACGGTCCTCCTCCTAAAATTGTATGGTTTCGAACAGGCAATTTATCGAATGACCAGATCATAGAACTCCTCATTCGCTACAAAGCCACTATTGAGTTCTTTATTCAGGATAATAGCATGGAATTAGATGGCTGTTTAGCTATTTACCAAAACGGTACTGTCCATTTGTAA
- a CDS encoding enoyl-CoA hydratase-related protein yields MFYTADQTAQLPTNGFRYLLTSLDDHVLTITLNRPEKKNALNPVMLNELAFALTHAHYNTSVWQVVLAAAGDTFCAGMDLKSLSVGELEETTVPEPSGPIRLGELLADLYKPCIACIQGPVYAGGFLLVGGSTYAIAAESVTFSLPEVKRGLFPFQVLAVLLEIIPARTAIDLCLRARTLSATDAQALGLVTRVVPFTSLDAAIKDLTDELMQFSPTAMQFGLRAYQQLKNLPSNEQQAYLYEQFQQLQQTPDAREGMAAFLEKRKPNWQL; encoded by the coding sequence ATGTTTTACACCGCCGATCAAACCGCTCAGCTACCTACCAACGGCTTTCGTTATCTGCTGACATCGCTCGACGACCATGTGCTGACGATAACACTTAACCGGCCCGAAAAGAAGAATGCCCTGAACCCGGTTATGCTGAACGAACTGGCTTTTGCGCTTACCCATGCCCATTATAATACATCGGTTTGGCAAGTTGTTCTGGCGGCAGCGGGCGACACGTTTTGCGCCGGTATGGATCTGAAATCGTTATCGGTGGGAGAGCTGGAAGAGACTACCGTTCCTGAACCGTCGGGGCCGATTCGGTTAGGGGAGCTACTGGCCGACCTGTACAAGCCATGCATTGCCTGCATACAGGGACCGGTTTATGCGGGTGGTTTTTTGCTCGTAGGAGGTAGTACGTACGCGATTGCGGCTGAGTCGGTTACGTTTAGTTTGCCGGAGGTAAAACGCGGATTATTTCCATTTCAGGTACTGGCTGTTCTGCTTGAGATTATACCTGCCCGAACGGCTATCGATTTGTGTTTACGAGCCAGAACACTGTCGGCTACGGATGCGCAGGCGTTGGGTCTGGTAACTCGCGTAGTGCCATTCACCAGTTTGGACGCTGCAATTAAAGATCTGACGGATGAACTGATGCAATTCTCTCCAACGGCTATGCAGTTTGGGCTGCGGGCCTATCAGCAACTAAAAAACCTGCCGTCAAATGAACAGCAGGCCTATCTGTACGAACAATTCCAGCAGCTTCAGCAGACGCCCGATGCCAGAGAAGGAATGGCTGCTTTTCTGGAAAAACGAAAACCCAACTGGCAGCTGTAG
- the xylA gene encoding xylose isomerase: MSGTKLTLGEKTYFPFLEKPVQYEGRESDNPLAFKFYDANRPILGTPMKDLFRFATAYWHTFCGTGADPFGPGVKHFPWDQNADRLAAAHDKMDAAFEFITKIGMEYYCFHDVDVAPEGNSNADFEKNFRAIVDYAKQKQAASGVKLLWGTANLFSHERYMNGASTNPDFHVLAHGGWQVKNAIDATIELGGRGYTFWGGREGYMSLLNTNMKREQEHLGKFLQISRDYARKQGFKGAFYIEPKPMEPTKHQYDFDAATVVGFLNRFGLQDDFELNIETNHATLASHTFAHELQVAADNNMLGSLDANRGDYQNGWDTDQFPVDVYELTEAMLVILEAGGLKSGGVNFDAKTRRNSTDLEDIFIAHIGGMDTFARAAIAAEAILGKSKYKQLRADRYASYDSGEGARFEKGELTLDDLRAYALANGEPKQLSGKQELYEMILNQYI; this comes from the coding sequence ATGTCTGGTACAAAATTAACCCTTGGCGAAAAAACGTATTTCCCATTTCTGGAAAAACCAGTCCAGTACGAAGGTCGCGAATCCGACAATCCACTAGCCTTCAAATTTTACGACGCTAACCGGCCCATCCTCGGAACGCCGATGAAGGATTTGTTCCGGTTTGCTACCGCCTACTGGCATACCTTCTGCGGAACTGGCGCTGATCCGTTCGGACCCGGCGTTAAACACTTTCCCTGGGATCAGAACGCGGATCGGCTCGCGGCTGCCCACGATAAAATGGATGCAGCCTTTGAGTTTATTACCAAAATCGGCATGGAATACTACTGTTTCCACGATGTCGATGTGGCTCCCGAAGGCAACTCCAATGCTGATTTCGAGAAGAACTTCCGCGCCATTGTCGATTATGCCAAACAGAAACAAGCCGCTAGTGGTGTTAAACTGCTCTGGGGTACTGCCAATCTGTTCTCTCACGAACGCTACATGAATGGTGCTTCTACCAATCCAGACTTCCATGTACTGGCGCACGGAGGCTGGCAGGTGAAGAACGCTATCGACGCAACGATTGAGCTAGGTGGCCGGGGTTACACGTTCTGGGGTGGTCGTGAAGGCTACATGTCCCTGCTCAATACCAATATGAAGCGGGAACAGGAGCACCTGGGTAAGTTCCTGCAAATCAGCCGGGACTATGCCCGTAAGCAGGGTTTCAAAGGCGCTTTCTACATCGAGCCAAAACCGATGGAGCCTACGAAACACCAGTATGACTTTGATGCAGCTACGGTAGTAGGCTTTTTGAACCGTTTTGGCCTGCAGGATGATTTTGAGTTGAACATCGAGACAAACCATGCCACTTTAGCCAGTCATACCTTCGCGCACGAGTTGCAGGTAGCTGCCGACAACAACATGCTCGGATCGCTCGATGCCAACCGGGGCGACTACCAGAATGGCTGGGATACTGACCAGTTTCCGGTGGATGTTTATGAATTGACCGAAGCCATGCTGGTGATTCTGGAAGCAGGTGGTTTAAAATCAGGTGGCGTAAATTTTGACGCCAAGACACGCCGAAATTCGACGGATCTGGAGGATATTTTTATTGCTCACATTGGCGGTATGGACACGTTTGCCCGTGCAGCCATTGCCGCCGAAGCCATTCTGGGCAAGTCAAAATACAAGCAGTTGCGGGCCGATCGGTACGCAAGCTATGACAGCGGTGAGGGCGCTCGTTTTGAAAAGGGCGAGCTGACTCTGGACGACCTGCGGGCGTATGCCTTAGCTAATGGCGAGCCTAAACAGCTCAGCGGCAAGCAGGAGCTATACGAAATGATTCTTAATCAGTATATTTAA
- a CDS encoding capsule assembly Wzi family protein codes for MHSYFLLLFILSTAAFGQSDSAHKPITGFVETGLSISTPSQTPFWLRAKQYGIVPDQNSFDQLRAGFYRNYSQPVRKLDWGLGVEAVVNIGQSRRFIIPEFYVKGRLGVLELMAGRRRKVVGLADTLLGVGPMAWSGNALPIPEIQISLPDYVPLGFTKGLIAFKGFYSHGWFDNRGPVKGSFLHQKAFYGRFGKPNWSLKLYAGFNHQVQWGGRSDVFTSDLVIKNGRFPTSLADYFDIISGTSLGAKEDTDTSRISKGDRENRIGNHLGTIDLGAEWTGKSFTVWVYRQSYYEDGSLFYLINIADGLNGIRIRQSGSETRGFQIRELVAEFLYTLSQGGPTFGNLPAERGADNYFNHTQYIDGWSYGGRGIGTPFIGYYGESRSELPTGVKASYTNGDYHLFTNNNRVRVLHMGMAGTVGTRFTFRMFCSLSDNLGSYAIAFPKNTRQLSTLLSVSAPLKGKPDWIARVTIAVDRGKLLPNSTGIYFSLRKTWGFAQARFANTSTSGF; via the coding sequence ATGCATTCGTATTTCTTATTGTTGTTTATCCTGTCTACGGCTGCTTTCGGGCAATCCGATTCGGCTCATAAGCCTATTACTGGGTTTGTTGAAACGGGCTTATCAATTAGCACTCCATCGCAAACGCCTTTCTGGTTACGGGCTAAACAATATGGAATTGTTCCTGATCAAAACTCATTTGATCAATTGCGAGCTGGATTCTATAGAAACTACAGTCAGCCTGTACGAAAACTGGATTGGGGTTTAGGCGTCGAAGCTGTAGTCAACATTGGGCAAAGTCGTCGCTTTATCATACCAGAATTTTACGTTAAGGGCAGGTTAGGGGTTTTGGAACTCATGGCAGGCCGTCGGCGTAAGGTTGTCGGATTGGCCGACACACTGCTTGGCGTGGGTCCAATGGCCTGGTCGGGTAATGCACTACCCATCCCGGAAATTCAGATTAGTTTACCTGATTACGTGCCGCTCGGTTTTACGAAAGGGCTGATCGCCTTCAAAGGATTTTACTCACATGGCTGGTTCGATAACCGTGGGCCGGTGAAAGGCTCATTTCTCCATCAGAAAGCATTTTATGGGCGATTTGGCAAACCAAACTGGTCGCTAAAACTCTACGCTGGCTTTAACCATCAGGTACAATGGGGCGGGCGTAGCGATGTGTTTACGAGTGATCTGGTCATTAAAAACGGCCGCTTCCCAACCTCGCTGGCTGATTATTTTGACATTATATCAGGCACGAGCTTAGGCGCAAAAGAGGACACCGATACCTCACGCATCAGCAAAGGTGACCGCGAAAATCGCATTGGAAATCATCTGGGAACTATTGATTTGGGGGCCGAATGGACAGGAAAAAGCTTTACTGTATGGGTGTATCGGCAGAGTTATTACGAAGATGGTTCTTTGTTTTACCTGATTAACATTGCAGATGGGCTGAACGGAATCCGAATCCGACAATCTGGCTCCGAAACTCGTGGATTTCAGATTCGCGAACTTGTCGCAGAGTTTTTATACACGCTTAGCCAGGGCGGCCCAACGTTTGGTAATCTCCCGGCCGAACGGGGCGCCGATAATTACTTTAACCACACCCAATATATTGATGGCTGGTCATACGGCGGCCGGGGTATCGGAACTCCGTTTATTGGCTATTATGGTGAAAGTCGGTCAGAATTACCAACTGGTGTCAAAGCGAGTTATACCAATGGCGATTACCATCTTTTTACCAATAATAATCGGGTGCGTGTTTTGCATATGGGTATGGCTGGTACGGTAGGTACGCGCTTCACATTTCGGATGTTCTGTTCTCTAAGCGATAATCTGGGCTCCTATGCCATTGCCTTTCCGAAAAATACCCGGCAACTATCGACATTGCTTTCGGTGAGTGCTCCACTTAAGGGAAAACCGGACTGGATTGCCCGTGTAACGATTGCCGTCGATCGGGGCAAATTGCTGCCAAACAGTACCGGAATCTATTTTAGTCTTCGTAAGACGTGGGGTTTCGCACAAGCACGATTTGCGAACACCAGTACATCCGGTTTTTAG
- a CDS encoding TonB-dependent receptor: MSSVILLLVTFSTVLAQGVRGRITDAMTKASIPGATIVVVNSNVGTTADASGDYTLKLTPGSYSLRVSFVGYQTQSVTVNVSGNETVDVALTETTASLSEVVVTGTRSAGRVKTESPVPVDIISMQQLTTQAPQNNLNQILNMVAPSFTSNTATVADGTDHIDPAQLRGLGPDQVLVLLNGKRRHTSSLVNVNGTPGRGSVGTDLNAIPAFAIDRIEVLRDGAAAQYGSDAIAGIINVKMKEATGKLALSVYGGGNFSQGSNNFKGGMDGRNLQIDANYGVRIGKAGFINVTGSAQMRNSTSRALPTTSTLFNRYNAIEYRTLQAGGNVNTLPTSIDAIKKGALGVTYFDAATQASIAGASTLTDLRTILAPDVTDNELAARGLQRSDFNMSVGQSNLKSIQFFANSAIPINENHEFYAFGGYGRRTGDAAGFYRNPNQARAYTGIFINGFLPEIHSEIIDASFAAGFRGKLGSFNYDLSNTFGSNTFNYGVENTVNATLLDKSPTVFKAGGLNFKQNTINFDLSRKFDALSGLNLAFGAEGRFESYRIKAGDENSWARYDVNGQVITTSTQVAPSDFFGSARPGGSQVFPGFRPENESATKDANRQSMALYADAELDVTSRWLVEGAVRFENYSDFGSTTNFKLATRYKLTNNINIRGAASTGFRAPSLAQIYFNSTSTQFVGGVPFEVGTFSNASRPAELLGIPKLKQEESRSISAGFTAKIPGANLTITADGYFIRINDRVILTDQFARPSNSAAPGPTFFFPEGTPQRQLQNLFDQANATAATFFSNAIDTESKGIDLVISHRATFGGGISLRSDLAGTVSQTKQIGDIKASKILADNGQINRYYSETSRVYLQEAVPRVKFNLSNTLTLNKFDFFLRNVYFGKVTDPNTVDVNGDGIIGAIVVNGQAVENEHPVWGGRVITDLSIGYQVNNALKVVVGANNIFDIYPDKNYGPVSAKRPTGVDANGGIVYSAAATSVDLSNANQFVYSRNTSQFGMNGRFLFARLNFTF; this comes from the coding sequence ATGTCAAGTGTCATCTTATTACTGGTGACATTTTCTACAGTTTTGGCTCAGGGCGTTCGGGGCCGCATAACGGATGCTATGACTAAAGCGTCCATCCCTGGCGCGACGATTGTCGTTGTGAACTCAAACGTTGGCACCACTGCTGATGCCAGTGGCGACTACACGCTCAAATTAACTCCGGGGAGCTATAGCCTCCGTGTTAGTTTTGTGGGATATCAAACCCAATCCGTTACTGTAAACGTTAGCGGTAATGAAACTGTTGATGTTGCACTTACAGAAACAACAGCATCTTTATCCGAAGTGGTTGTAACAGGAACAAGAAGTGCAGGTCGAGTGAAAACAGAAAGCCCTGTTCCTGTTGATATCATCAGCATGCAACAGTTAACGACCCAGGCTCCGCAGAACAACCTGAATCAAATTCTGAATATGGTTGCTCCTTCGTTTACGTCTAACACAGCAACCGTGGCCGACGGGACTGACCACATCGATCCTGCACAACTAAGAGGTTTAGGCCCTGATCAGGTGTTAGTGCTACTGAATGGCAAAAGAAGACATACATCGTCGTTGGTAAACGTGAACGGTACGCCCGGCCGTGGTTCGGTTGGTACGGACTTAAATGCAATTCCTGCCTTTGCTATTGATCGAATAGAAGTTTTGCGGGATGGTGCTGCCGCACAGTATGGTTCTGATGCGATTGCCGGGATCATCAACGTAAAAATGAAAGAAGCTACCGGGAAGTTAGCGTTATCAGTCTATGGAGGAGGTAACTTTTCGCAAGGGTCGAACAACTTTAAAGGCGGAATGGATGGCAGAAATCTGCAAATAGACGCAAACTATGGCGTTCGCATTGGTAAAGCTGGGTTCATTAACGTTACGGGGTCAGCACAAATGAGAAATTCGACCAGTCGCGCTCTGCCAACAACCAGTACGCTTTTCAACCGCTACAATGCCATTGAATATAGAACGCTACAGGCGGGTGGAAATGTAAATACATTGCCTACTTCTATCGACGCGATCAAGAAAGGTGCTTTAGGCGTAACTTATTTCGATGCAGCTACGCAGGCCAGCATTGCAGGAGCTAGTACGCTTACCGATTTACGGACAATTCTTGCTCCCGATGTAACCGACAATGAACTGGCGGCCCGCGGACTGCAACGAAGTGATTTCAATATGAGTGTCGGTCAGTCCAATTTAAAGAGCATCCAGTTTTTCGCCAATTCTGCTATTCCCATTAATGAAAATCATGAGTTCTATGCGTTTGGTGGCTATGGTAGACGGACCGGAGATGCCGCTGGTTTCTATCGGAATCCTAACCAGGCACGTGCCTACACCGGTATTTTCATCAATGGTTTCCTGCCAGAAATTCATTCTGAAATTATTGATGCTTCATTTGCCGCCGGGTTTCGTGGGAAATTAGGCTCATTTAATTATGACCTGAGCAATACGTTTGGCTCAAACACTTTTAATTATGGTGTAGAAAATACAGTTAACGCTACATTATTAGATAAGTCGCCAACTGTATTTAAGGCAGGTGGATTGAACTTCAAACAAAACACAATTAACTTCGACCTGAGTCGCAAGTTTGATGCACTTTCTGGCTTAAACCTGGCTTTTGGGGCAGAAGGTCGTTTTGAAAGCTACCGGATAAAGGCGGGCGATGAAAACTCGTGGGCCAGATACGATGTGAACGGACAGGTAATTACGACGTCGACTCAGGTAGCACCTTCTGATTTCTTTGGCAGTGCCCGTCCCGGTGGCTCACAAGTGTTTCCTGGTTTCAGGCCGGAAAACGAAAGTGCAACAAAAGATGCTAACCGACAAAGCATGGCTCTGTATGCCGACGCTGAGTTAGACGTAACCAGCCGATGGCTGGTAGAAGGTGCCGTTCGGTTCGAAAATTATTCGGATTTCGGCAGCACTACCAATTTCAAATTGGCTACACGCTATAAACTGACCAACAACATCAACATTCGTGGAGCCGCTTCAACAGGGTTCCGCGCCCCTTCGCTGGCTCAGATTTACTTTAACTCAACGTCTACTCAATTTGTAGGGGGTGTTCCGTTTGAGGTGGGTACATTCAGTAATGCGTCCAGGCCCGCCGAATTGCTGGGGATTCCGAAATTAAAACAGGAAGAGTCGAGAAGTATTAGTGCAGGCTTCACTGCAAAAATACCGGGGGCCAATTTAACAATTACAGCGGATGGTTATTTTATACGAATTAATGATCGGGTAATCCTGACCGATCAATTTGCAAGACCTTCGAATAGTGCAGCTCCTGGGCCTACATTCTTCTTCCCGGAAGGGACCCCTCAAAGACAATTACAAAATCTATTTGACCAGGCCAATGCTACAGCAGCTACGTTCTTCTCAAATGCGATTGACACCGAATCAAAAGGTATTGACTTAGTGATTTCACATCGAGCTACGTTTGGCGGGGGTATTTCACTGAGAAGTGATTTAGCCGGTACAGTGTCACAAACGAAACAGATTGGTGATATTAAGGCATCTAAAATTCTGGCCGACAATGGTCAGATTAATCGGTATTACTCTGAAACATCAAGAGTTTATCTACAGGAAGCAGTGCCAAGAGTTAAATTTAACCTGAGCAATACGCTAACTCTGAACAAATTCGATTTCTTCCTGAGAAACGTGTATTTCGGTAAAGTTACAGACCCCAATACGGTCGATGTGAATGGAGATGGCATTATCGGTGCCATTGTTGTGAATGGGCAGGCTGTTGAGAATGAACATCCGGTTTGGGGAGGAAGAGTAATTACTGATTTGTCAATTGGTTATCAAGTCAATAATGCCTTAAAAGTGGTTGTGGGAGCAAATAACATTTTTGATATTTATCCAGACAAAAACTATGGACCTGTATCAGCTAAAAGACCAACTGGCGTAGATGCCAACGGTGGAATTGTTTATAGTGCGGCTGCCACTTCGGTTGACCTTTCCAATGCAAATCAATTCGTGTATTCGAGAAATACTTCTCAGTTTGGTATGAATGGCCGATTCCTGTTCGCCCGTTTAAACTTTACATTTTAA
- a CDS encoding class I SAM-dependent methyltransferase, with protein MQLTISPENPLEWLALRANLAPIPLLHVQIMPVLAKAVLEAADKGVFEAVKDEDQTLDELATKLQLNQKALGELMGLLTAMGYFTYQNNRFALTRMARRFALKDDPSSVYGMMIFNNRVVWEWMDHLGEYLQTGTGVQYHDTLSSEQWRYYQEAMLAATNTEAREFGRRAPVPKLATSMLDIGGSHGQHSVALCRKLPALTSIILDLPQAIEQASPLLARQGLGDRVTHRPGNALTDDFGENAFDIILLSSLAHHFTPEQNQLVTDKVARALRSGGVFIVNEFIRPELGAKPDLIGSSTDLFYGLSSTAGNYSIAEIQQWQQTAGLKPHKIVKYYTMPGRVMVVAKKK; from the coding sequence ATGCAACTGACGATCTCACCCGAAAACCCACTTGAATGGCTTGCCCTCCGTGCTAACCTCGCCCCTATTCCTCTCCTTCATGTTCAGATCATGCCTGTTTTGGCAAAGGCTGTACTCGAAGCAGCCGATAAGGGTGTATTTGAGGCCGTTAAAGATGAAGACCAAACACTTGATGAGCTGGCTACCAAACTCCAGCTGAATCAAAAAGCGCTGGGTGAATTAATGGGCCTTTTAACGGCAATGGGCTATTTTACGTACCAGAATAATCGCTTTGCGCTGACTCGAATGGCCCGGCGATTTGCGCTCAAAGACGATCCATCATCTGTGTATGGCATGATGATCTTTAACAATCGCGTCGTTTGGGAATGGATGGATCATCTGGGTGAGTACTTACAAACCGGTACAGGCGTTCAATACCACGATACCCTGTCCAGTGAGCAGTGGCGTTATTATCAGGAGGCTATGCTTGCTGCCACCAATACTGAAGCACGTGAATTTGGCCGACGGGCACCCGTCCCGAAACTAGCCACCAGCATGCTTGACATTGGTGGTTCACATGGTCAGCATTCGGTTGCGCTCTGCCGTAAACTCCCCGCGTTAACATCTATCATTCTGGATTTGCCTCAGGCTATTGAACAAGCTTCTCCCTTATTGGCTCGGCAAGGTCTGGGCGACCGGGTAACCCATCGGCCGGGGAATGCCCTTACCGATGATTTTGGGGAGAATGCGTTCGATATTATTCTCTTGTCGAGTCTGGCCCACCATTTTACGCCGGAACAAAATCAGCTTGTTACGGATAAAGTTGCCCGAGCGCTACGATCAGGCGGAGTGTTCATTGTCAATGAGTTTATCCGACCCGAGTTAGGGGCAAAACCGGATCTGATTGGTAGTAGTACCGATTTATTTTATGGTCTGAGCAGCACGGCGGGGAATTATTCCATCGCCGAAATCCAGCAGTGGCAGCAAACCGCTGGCCTGAAACCTCACAAAATAGTTAAGTACTACACCATGCCGGGCCGGGTAATGGTAGTGGCTAAAAAGAAATAG